The following DNA comes from Gadus chalcogrammus isolate NIFS_2021 chromosome 12, NIFS_Gcha_1.0, whole genome shotgun sequence.
CTGTGCTGAAACCACGTTAGCACGGCGCACGTTAGCACGGTCGCTGAAAGGCGGCGCGGCGAGGTCAAGTGGGGAGCGAACCCGGAAAAAAAACCCGACGGAAAGCGCGAGCGTCGCAAATCCGAACCGTGGTTTATTTTCCTGGCCTCTGAAAGCTTCATTTGTCACAGTGGTGATTAGAAAGGCAAAATGCCAAACATAGCTGGGAGTCAAAAGGTCATGCGGCAGGGGGCTGACCACTTCGCTGTAACTCAACTGTGACTGACCTTTCCCTGCTTATTAACAGTAGGGCTGCACAGGCCGGTGTTACCCAGGGTCTGAGAAAGACGAGGGCCAGTATAATCACGCCTTTTAACGCCACCCCAGTCAACTTGGCGGCGGCAACTCGCCCCGCTCAAGGTCAAGGAGAGAGACGCCGGCCTCCATGCCGCTGGATTATAATTGCATGGCAGAGTATTAACAAGACTGACATTTACACGTTGCCCTTTTTTCTCCATCACACATCGGCTAGAACTTCTCACCGGGGACCTGATTCCAACAAGGGGGTCAACGCAGGGAGAATTAAAACTCCACAGTCAAACAGCTGTTTCTCACAGCAATAAATTACATCTCGTCACATAAATGTCATTAAAACCATACAATAAATTGCCTTACGTGCGGGCAATTGACATGCCTACAGTTCCCTTCAATTAGGCCACATTGCACAATATGCCATCAAAACGCAAGAGACGAGTTGTATCCTACAACAAGCCACCTGAATACAATGAAATggacaataaaaaaagaaagtaaaaaCGTATTTCAACGTTATCCGTtctgaaattaaataaaagcattGCATGTAGaagcagtaggcctacgctGTGATCAAAACCAAGAGCCAGATCTTAAAAGTCAAGCAGGCTTATATAAAAAAGGCAAACCGCCAATCCCTGCGGCCCAGAGGGTCAGCAGGTTACAGGTCCGCAGTTCCTGAAGCCGTTTTCCCAACGGCTACAAAAGTCCTCAATACTATTAATCCCAGTGGAGAAGCGTGTCCTGGAGCCGTTAGTCTCCGGCCTCAGTGAAGGAGGAGCGCCGAGATGGGGCGACGCGTGTCGGAGATACTCACTGAGATGTCCAGCTGGTCGAGGGGCACGGCCTCCTCCGCCAGCAGCTGCACCGAGGAGTCAGCGTTGACCGTCACCGACCCGCTGCTCACTGCACACATTAACACCACGAGTAAAGGATTACTAGACCAGTAGTCAACTGTAAGTTAATGCTCACTGCGCACACATTAACACCACGAGTAAAGGATTACTAGACCAGTAGTTAACTAAGTTAATGCTCACTGCGCACACATTAACACCACGAGTAAAGGATTACTAGACCAGTAGTTAACTAAGTTAATGCTCACTGCGCACACATTAACACCACGAGTAAAGGATTACTAGACCAGTAGTTAACTGTAAGTTAATGCTCACtgaacacacattaacaccacGAGTAAAGGATTACTAGACCAGTAGTTAACTGGTCATTAACTAAGTTAATGCTCACtgaacacacattaacaccatgagttagggctgggcgatatggaccaaaagtcatatctcgatatcttcaagcagaatatcgatataagataaatatcgatatttgtcgaagggggggggcgctctccgtgcgcagatttgatattactatttctaccgttcggaattgaatacagtttgatggttgaataaaccgtggactagacactgcctccgcctcgtattagagaacattataatatataacatcacggccaaaagctttgcgCGCTTCCAAAATATTATGAACCGcaacgactgcgtgggggggggcggacttgacatgctattttatgtattctttaatataggtattagtgggcaactaacacagtattcaaagacgttcccgaaattctgccgtgcagccacggtaccacatagcctttagccgtgttctgtaaatattctagaacccacgggaggcatgtcgcagttaatgtacttcagcgagtcaaagcctttcccccaattccttctcaaccatggctcagataacccccaatacagtctcgttgaggaaatacaagagacgtcaaagaaccgacaagaaacacttgcgttacagtgtgtgtgtacacacacacatgtggcgctcgcacggtcgtgtctcattggcgggccaacgtctctgggcgagccaggcagagtaaggggaggagtttagatgctttgtgacagaccaagacattccaaatcagcgcgatTGAGCCTCCGTACATTATAATATTTAatgtcacggccaaaagctgtgtgcacctccggaatattatggacagaattgcaaccctttggttgggacagtttttaagcacactccacaaattacgtgattttgtaattcgtcagacaacttatatccaaaccatttccatactatggagccgttggtctttcgcttgcaaacaagctcctcggagctgcatgcgcaggcggactccatagctgtgttcgaaatcgttccctatgaCAGATATAgcgcactatatagggtgctcgccattttgtagtggtgttcgaattctcagtggttaatttcatgcacaatatagtgcacttaaaatacccaatgaatagtgaacgatttcgaacacggctcatgtttcaaaaagtgacgtgagtcagtggaggggggggggggggggggggggggggggcaggcagagactgtgtgtgagccggaggcagagcgggagagacatgagttacgaaatagcaggcggcaggcgccgttcgaaactggtgttatttggaacaaatgtgctgtaatttcaacgcaaattaaattatatcgatattgacgatatggtctcTTTTCATATcacgtttgaaaaaatatcgatataatttaaatatcgatatatcgcccagccctaccatgAGTACACGATCACTAGACCAGTAGTTAACTGTTCATTAACTAAGTTAATGCTCACtgaacacacattaacactttGAGTTCATTTGAacgctaaaaaaaaaagcaactcAAAGATGCTCACAATCCTCCACCTCATTACTtcactgccccctgctggatGAGGTGCATATAAACGCACATCCAATGAGACAATTAATTTGAATACATGAACATACACAATAACATGAGTAGGGGGACGCAGGGGTGCTCCATAAACACTCCCAGTATGCACAGTAGTGAAATATTAGCCTGGTCAATAATGTGTACAAATACATATAAACATCTTCAGTGCTGGAGAATAGTCTGCCCTCACAGACGATGCATGCATGACAGTGTGAGTAGTACTGGCTGTACAGCGCTTCCAACATCAATGGAAAGTTATCCCAGAAAGCCCAAAAGCTCACCAAAGTACTTAGCACCGACGCCTTCATCACTGTAGACCGTGACGACACCAGGCCTGAGCACCTGAAGGGTGGGCACGTGGGCTGGGAGGATACCGAACTGCCCGGTCAGGGTGGGCACATCCACCTGCTTTACACTCGCCCCCTGGAAGAACACCTggaagagggagtggggggtTAACCTCTGGATGGGTACAAGCGCATGATGTTGGCCCTgatgtgtatttatattaaaaatattatacacaaatacatacatcaTTATATATGTCTAcatactttatttgtcattcatTAGCAGCAAATGTGCATGTCATGCATCATTAAACGTTACATATCTAGTTTGAACGAAAGGGATCACTAAAGACGATGGCAGACCATGTGTTAAAAAGTCAAGGGCATTGCAGACGTTCACGCAGAGCATTATGTACACTTTCAAAGAATGACGAACTTAACATCCTTAACTAATCGCCAACTCGATTCAAAGGTCAAATGTTAAAATGAATGAGGGTATGAGTGTATACATCCAACAACACAAAAGCGGACTCCTGCAAAGCAGGCAGACCTAGGCCTTCATCAACATTAGCCCGGGACACGCTACGATTCAACCACTTGTATTTGTGCTCAATATGCGTTTTGTTTGGAACTTTATAAGAGTTAAAGCGCCAATGACAAGTCAGAGTCAAGTTTGACATCTATCACGAGCGGCTAGGCTAACAAGCTATAAGCTACAAGCAATGAGACACGTCCGTCACAAATCCTCAATGACGGCAGAAACGCCGTGCAGAAATGTCAGCGGCACATGCATCATCAAGAAAGGCTGACGTCAAAGATAACGAAGTCAGGTGTGGTTATGTTGAACAGCACCGGTCGTTTTGTGTACAGAAAGTcatccagctccagctccagttAGCTAGGCCTCAGAAGCCTCCCGTCTCCCCGTCCCTTCCTACCTGTGTCGGGGAGGCGAACGTGAAGGACATCTGGGGGCCTCCGGAGACAGCCTCGGCGTAGCAGCGAGCCTGCCTCAGCATGGGCGCGGAGCGACGGAGGAACCTGGCTGCCATCATACTGCGGGACAGACGGGTGTTAATAGGAGTAGAGGTGGACTGCGGGATCCCAACGTGAAGACAGTCGGTGTGTGCTTGCTAGGACAAGGACGTTGGTAACCTACCCACAATGCTttacggctgtgtgtgggtCATGCCGGATTGTGTAGTCTTTTCTTTTATAGCGCAACGCATGCCGGGAAATGTAGTACTGCTTtgcaaaaaacgtttttatatTCTTGCAGTGTATATTGTGTGCTCAATAACCATCAATATATGATTTAATTTCGATTGAAATAATATGTTTCTTGGAATTGTTATCCATTgtatccattattattaattttattttctgctcttctcttcaaacaaaccaataaaaaataaagaaataaagaaaataaaaatattatgtctcCTCCATTTCGGACACTTTGTGCTTCTTCGGGATACCGAAGATAGGTGGTAGAGTTCCTCTTGCCATCTCTCTGCCCGCCTCCGTTAAATGAGCAAACCGTCTGCAAtgactgcacaaacacacacacacacacacacacacacacacacacacacacacacacacacacacacacacacacacacacacacacacacacacacacacacacacacacacacacacacacagcacatctgcttcagaagaactaTACCCTTCAGTATGGATATTCTCCAACAAAGTGGagcaccaccacttcctgaAATGTGTTATGTCATGCTGTGGAAGATAACAGTATATCAGTCAGAATTAACTTCCAAAGGCTGCAATGAGAGTAGACTGTTTGTACTCGACTACATCATAATTTTAAATTAACTTTAGCCATTTCATTTTCGTATATTttcctttatatatatttgtttgtatcTAGTATacaatttgaaatttgaaataaGTTACATGTAATTGTAACTAttatttaaagtgtctgctatcgTGGATAAATACGTTAGCTTATAGCAGTGGCGTccctaattaaataatattcGGGATAAAGCCTCggatgttatttaattagccccgaatatgatctttgggaaaagaataaataaaaatattcataaacagttataagtagcctagtctagatagaaatagtccttctggcaagagaataaacaacaacctgtttaccacctcaagtgtattaacctatcatatccccagtcagatctgtgcgagtgtgtgtgtgtgtgtgtgtgtgtgtgtgtgtgtgtgtgtgtgtgtgtgtgtgtgtgtgtgtgtgtgtgtgtgtgtgtgtgtgtgtgtgtgtgtgtgtgtgtgtgtgtggtgtgtgtgtgtgtgtgtgtgtgtgtgtgtgtgtgtgtgtgtggtgtgtgtgtgtgtgtgtgtgtgtgtgtgtgtgtggggggggtgcctGCCAAGTGGTtttcttaattagttaattggttgcatctggtgcgtTTCACTTGAAAGGGAACCGGacattacatttgtttgttGTACTGTTTTGTTGAGGACTTCTCTTCCAgtttcacaggttaaagactttttgaagtaaagaggagcatctcatctgaacctgatgtgagtgtggcaaagcacaactgacgtgacttgtatgttgaatataaatcaatgataatgtgtgaaggaaattTGGGATTTTGGTGGTTTAACTCTTGTTTGAAATTtggaccatgagtaaactgttccttccttcaaaggtctatcatggatatttaactgaagttctgtgagtatcccaacttaaccatgaagcatatctgcaaactgtaagtcattaatttctcattactcttgggcacattgatgcaTTTTGGCTTGGTgagttaacctgttacctgaaggttgatctgagtattaaggatgttttattggttcatgggttacttaggtgtttggtttatgttggtattaatgatttgttaaaatggttacaggctccaagttattgttgtaagcttgagtaatgggttgggttctgatatcttcagtcttctttcattctactctcctgagctctgcatcttcatcacatgagtAATGCTTTACATTAGGGTGTGGTCGGAGTGAGCAGAGGtacatactgggatacagagctgtctcgAGTCTACAGGTccgtagacacgccccctcaggggaaaccgagtgtttgagaaactgtcgtgacgtcagttacatggactggaatgttcttaaagatggagacatggattcagaaggagaaacaccagggggagatgagggggctcttcatctcaacgactaaaacacaacttcagtctgacacagagaaccatggaacacattcaacagtcccctccaggcatcgtgactcctcaggaacagtttcattttcaagaaggtcttatttggggccatccccatatggatcctgctcctcaagatccacccccctccactgggtggtctttTGAACAGAttacctccttcctgtcctcaggctgactaaagctgcaccgtttgcatctgtgaaggcccctcattcaggaaacagctggactacaaagacatgacttcagagatgttgaatcaacctgggacacattttggacgccaagcataatccatcaccaatgtgggacgccactgaagaatgttgtacatcatttacgtctctggagacattggttgttctgttatgggtgccctggcaggagagctggggggggggggggggggggggggggggttgatggaatgttatttgctatgaggtttttaccctgcatgattgtttggccttttatggctcagtttgtgtgtgtgtgtgtgtgtgtgtttgggtttgggtttggcATGAGATGGAAGATTTTTGAGCATAGCTAGGGTTttactgtgcgtgtgtctcccactcacacctggcatggggttctacgtgcctgtcctgggttccatgtgtgtgtgtccggcttgctttgacagtgataatattcatacgggggtctgtgtgattggcttgggatattggaatggtcaactaaatcagctgatggacggccacacgtttacttaagggcccccagtagacatgaagagccctgagcgacgctccggagtgagatccaacacactgggcaggaaggagagtatccaactcaagtgtaaaaggatgcaagcggcgtgttcagatcagtgacttcaaactaggacaacaccaatcaggatcaatggaggatggacaccaaaaggaattTCACAAGGAGAGTCTGACATTGGAAAGGGACCCAAgtggatattcaagatgaccttcagacctgtaatga
Coding sequences within:
- the atp5f1d gene encoding ATP synthase subunit delta, mitochondrial encodes the protein MMAARFLRRSAPMLRQARCYAEAVSGGPQMSFTFASPTQVFFQGASVKQVDVPTLTGQFGILPAHVPTLQVLRPGVVTVYSDEGVGAKYFVSSGSVTVNADSSVQLLAEEAVPLDQLDISVAKANLEKAQSEMATAVDEMAKAAVQISIDANDAIVKALE